The nucleotide window GGGGGTTTCTGCTACTTCCAGTCAATGTTTCTGAAGTGATTCAGATTCATTTCTGGCTGAGAGATGAGGTTAAAactttttgtttaagattttatttatttaagagagagagagagcaccagcagaggggagcagcaggggaagagggagaagcgggcttcccactgagcagggagctgatgagggacttgatcccaggcccctgggatcgtgacctgagccgaaggtagacacttaactgactgagtcacccgggtgccccgagTTGAGGCTGAATTTTGATTAAGGTTTGGAGGATGAGCTGCTCACTGGCGGAAGGAGGGAAGACCAATTCAGGCATGGAAATGACGTGAGCAAAGGCAAAGAGATGTGAAGATGCTGATGTGCTGGGAGGGCTCGGGTGGCTCAGGAGCGTCAGGTAATAGGAGAGGGAGTGCATGGGCTGAGGCTAGGTTCTTGTAAGAGGAGTTTTCCCTGTGGACAGTAGAGTAGTTTCAAAGCAGAGAAATGACTTGATCAGATCAGTCTTTGAAAATACACACCcttcttcttttctgaaattCTAGCAATGAGAGCACAAGACAGAACAGAAAGTGGAAGAACCAATGGAAGAGAATATATTGCCCTACTTCTCTATAGCCTTTTCTGTGTAGTGTGTTAACggacccacacacacacatactatacGTGCAAGTACAAGGTTATGTAAGTGTGTTTAACTGTGTGTGGGAAGTGCatgtatagagagagagaatgcagctTTGCGTTATCCTATTTATTTAACTCACTTCCTGCTTGGTTGTTTGCAGTGGCCTCCTGGTAAGAATCAGTAAGCTAGTACTGTCATTATTTGACAAGAATCTTCCTGATTCCACAATGGAAAACCAGTGATCTCTGAGCTGTGGTTCTGGCTTCTGATGCCACTTCTATTATTAATTGTTTGACATTAGAATTGGACTTCAGCTTACCTTACATAAAATGAGTTATCTAAGTTATAGATGATCTCCAGGTATAAAGTGTATTAAAAATCGTAAGACTTCATTGTTCTATAAAGTCTAacgtccttccttcctcttttcctcctttcctctttcccttcttctcgTTTTtgtcctgattctttttttttttgcattttccattAAGAATTTCTTCGAATACAGTACTCAACAGTCACCTTAGAAAAAGTCATATATACTCGGTATTAGCTAGAAACGTGTTTTGAACTACAAATAACAGAATCTCCAATTACAGTGGCATAAATGAATTTGGGTTTATTTTACTCCCTTTATACCAAGTGTGAAAGTCAAACACTCCTGGCATTGCCCTTACTAGTGAATGTACCATCTGATCTGTTGTGGGCCTGACTAGAacaaaaaggtggaggaaggacAAATTAGTTTTTTGCTTAAgctgagacatccatcttctcttGCCCTCAGACACCAGTGCTCCTTTTTCAGGTCTTTGGACTCAGATTGAATTACGCCCCCAACTTTCTTGGATCTCTAGGTTATAGGTCATGGGACTTCTCAGACTCCGTTGATGaggtaataattataataaatatcctCACATTATCTATATGCATTCTATTGGTTCtgttctctggagagccctgataGACATTGGTTTAGGGACTTGACCCCATCAAAGCCATCATTTCTGAAACTGTGGCATTTCCTAACTTTTCATCTCTTGGGTATAAAATGCCTGAAATAGGAGGGAATTGTGACACCAGGAGCCCCTACTCCCTTCCACCAGGAAGGTGAACGTTTTTCCAGAaccatcttttctctttctctctgcccgcaTTCCTCCAGTTAGGTTACCATGTCCAGAGAGTGTCATGGGACAGGCTCAGCATCAAGAGAGTTTGCTAAAGATTTGTCATCTCAACCTTTACATAACAGTTTAGGGGATTCGAAAACTTTCTAAAGCCCATGATGGTACCCAGCTTCAGAATCCTTGCTTTAAAAAGTGGGTCACATTATCTCTGAACCCTAGCTTTTTAGATCCTCCCTCTTCCgagaaaaactaaaatctaaacagatTTTTAATAATCTGGTTTGAAGCAGCAACGTGTTTAAAGACCAGAGAATCAAatgatataatgtattataaaagtatataaagtataaaaagtaTGCCAAAACTGTAACATTCTCCTTAATACAAAGGCATGTTTTTATTGCGAGaggtgtgttttatttatttgtattggATCACACATCTTGGTTTCCActtgggttgtgtgtgtgtgtgtgtgtgtgtgtgtaatagtaAGAGGAGGAcgaaagaaaaacacaagcaaaCCAATGCAAggaacacacagaaaatattttattagtttccagATTGAGAAATGATGAGGAACTTATTTCAGTAGTAATCCATGACTCTCCTCAATGAGCCCACTCGGGCACTCGGGGCCCCCCAGTCGTGGTAGCGCCTATAGTCCCCCGGTCTCAGCAGGTACTGCCGTCCCTGGTAGTTGGGCAGCTCGTAGAGGACCCAGGAACCCTCCAGCACATTGAGGGAGTAAATCTCATTGAAGTGGAAGCGGTCTTGAAGAGAGGAGCAGTCCTCAGTGAACTCCATCATCTGGCCTCTGTAATCTTCCCTCTCGTAGAGTCTGATCCTGTGAGAGCCAGCCTGGCCCATCCAGAgatggaaagaggaggaaagcAAGGCATGACGTGGTCGCAACACATACATGCAGTCCAGCTCAAGCTATTTTGAAATATAGGGTAAGTCTCAACTAATTCTCAATATTTACAAAGGCGGAGATTCACTACCCTTTCAAGACCATGAAGTATGACAGAAAGAATTAAGAAGGAAATTTcactgtttatatatatttaaatatttctcaggATGAAATACTAACCATGCTCAGTATACCATACCAGAGAGAAACTCAAACCTTGAACAGCGTATTACTGGTTTTGCCATTTTGaagagatatttttcatttttcaagcaTGTGTGTTTGAACAGTAAAGTGAGTTCATGAAATGAATGACCTTGCTTTTAGTTTAAgacaaatcttggaaaaaaatcaccaaggaCTTGgatatttctgtttctgtggaaaGCAAAGTTAAACGTCCTAAGTCTCTCAGACAATAACGGATTCTCATTTAATAACTTAGGAATAGAAtgaggaaaaatgagaaagaaaaatcagtaagatcCAGGCCTAATTTTTCAAAAACCTTAgcattttaaaacacatatttgAAATGTATGTGGGTACGTGCATAAAATTTCTCTGTGTTGCTCTCCATTGAGAGAAAGTCCTTTCATTTGTGTAGATGGGGTAAACCAAAATATGCAAGTggcgagcaaaagagagagagaggtcttaAAAAAGTGGACCCTGCAAAAGTTTCCTTTTCAGCTCCTAGCTGCTCTGAACTACCCCCTATTCGCGCACATAATTATTCTTCTATGGGATATTAGTGGTTTTTCTACAACTCCACTGTAAGTGATTCTAAGACTGAAACTATAGGTCGTACATGCCCATGGCAGTCAACACGTTCTTACTAAATATTTGTGGATTAATAGGTTACCTGGGGTACCATTAACTGCTTTTATTTAGGGTCAACTACATGGAACTGATCTACCATAGCTTGTCTTGTGTCCAAACCCTCAATTATTCAGAATGATCACTACTCCATATGTTCAAGCGTTGCTTGAAACTCTCCATTCTGTGTCCTGATAGGGAGCTGGACTCACGTGTGGGATGAGGCGGCAGGAGCGGACCGAGTCGCTGAGGCCCATCCACTGCTGGTAGTCGGGGTAGTCCCCGCGCCGCAGGAAGTACTGGCAGCCCGCGTAGTTGGGCTGCTCATAGAGCATCCAGCAGCCGCTGTCCACGCGCACCGAGTTGCAGCGGCTGAAGTAGGGCTGCAGGTTGGAGTGGTCACTGCTGCATTCGTAGTGGCGGCCCTGGAAGCCCCGGTCCTCGTAGAAAGTGATCTGCAAGGCAAGGGAGGGAAAGGCTCAGTGGCCTGGCCTCAGGCCCCAGCGTGCTGGGCCCCCTCCCGGCCTGTGGCTGCTCTGGGCtcaccttccccatggctggtGATGGAGGTCAGTGATGGGCCGGCCTGGCGCGGGTCTATATAGCAGGAGGGCTGCTGCGTTGGCAGGAACAACACAAAAGGGGCCCGCGGGGTGAGGAGGGGATTTTCATgtgctcttttttctctttgctgttctAGTCCACGGGGCTCATTGTGGGTTTTGGTCCCATTCTCTCTGGAATATTCAGGTTACTATCACTGGCTGATGCTGTTGAgacagtttggaaaaaaaaaaaaaaaaggaacttggaACGTGGTTGATTTAATAATAGAAATAGAGCTTCAGCCATTTCATATATAGTCTACACTTTTATTTATATAGGttgggggaaaacaaaaacatgtaaatGAGGGTgcaataaaaaggtaaaatatatagtaaatataaaattaatctaTCAGAACTGTCAAGGAACATGTATGCCACAATGTTCAATGCTAATTGTTAATaggaagaaaatgacattaaTGGAATGTTGATAATTTCAACTTAGTCCTTTAAGAGAATTTTCTTATTAAAGAGTATAAGAAATTGGAATGTTTTATCAAGGGAATTCACAGAACTTCAAACTTGCaatatggtaaaaacaaaaacaaaaacggaaaccaaccaaccaaccaaacaaacaaagaaatccCAGCAAGCAAGAATATTCAGTAGTTGGTCTGAACTTGTTACAGTCTAAAAGTAGACTGAATTTGTTACAGTCTATAGAAGTAAACAGAGGATTAGCTGTTTCTTCTTGGCTAATTGTAATTCAAAAGGGAGAAGAGTtttaagaactctttttttttctcagaaaaaacTAAAAGGGAAATTTCTAATTtggaggaaataagaaaaagttaaaacacaaaaatcaattacCTACCTCTCaggttattataaaataaaaccaaattccTAAGAAACCCATTTTTTAGTAGGAATCTAGATACACTTTTTCCTCTGGGGAACAAGAGTACACAAAGCTTTGGACTCAAAAGAGATTCATTGCATGAACACAAAGAGGAGCTACGGCTAAAATGGTATGGGGAGAGGAAGGAATAAATCTGGAAGCTGAGACTCTAGGAAGACTTTAGAAAGTGTTTACTAGGCTGGAATGGAATAGTTTGATGGACTGGAAGGAGCACTGGCGTGGAAGATGATCTGTGCCTTTAGGTCATGTTCAAAGAATTATTCACAGTCCTGTGTTGTCTCATGGAAATACTTTGTCTTGACTTTGGGTCATAAGTCTTTGTaagttagtatttttaaataaaaccaactACGTACATATGATGATTTCAGTTCTTGTTATCCATGATAGATAGACACATGTTTGCAAAATTACTTCTGCTAACAGAGTGGAAAGTAAGCTGCCaaaatcaaatgaattaaaaaaaatcctacatcattttaattaaccatttaaaaaataataattaataaagtaaaaattttggAATTGTCATTTTGCTCAGAGTTGTTTCTGTGGGGAGAGGGTTGATtgataaaaacagtaaaatatgagAAAGAAGTGAGTGCAGTCACAGAGAAGATTTAGGGGAGCAGAGTGGGAATGGCTGTGggtaccaccaccaccacagctgACGTGCAATTACAGATTTGGGGTACATCTGGAGAGCCAAAACTCAGGGACTCTGGgttctaaaaagagaaaaggctTTATTTCagcttggggaaaagaaaaaaagaaacaaacaaaccaaaaatataaaGTTTTCATCGAGCTGAAAACTGAATGGCTTGGACCAAAATGTGGCTTGATTTTAATGCTTTACAGAAAATTCCATCGTTGACAAGTGTGTGTTCGACGAAAGACCCAAGTTGCACTTAGTTGCTAAGTGAACAGAATTTAAGACTTGAGAATGCTTTCACCTATAGCCCTGAAGCAGAGTTCTATACAAGCTGCCTGGAATGACTGATAGGGACCGTCTTTGGAAGGAGAATAAGAGGTAAGTGTGAGGCACCCTCATCCTGAGCTCTAgtccagcagggaacctgccacTCCTAAATATTCAGATGcctgaaatatatttcaaataaaagtgAAGACAAAAGACAGGAATTCAGGTTAGAGTTTTGCTGCATGAGGAGCCAAAGATTTCTGTAGTTGCTATAAATGTCGGTCTACAAAATGAGGTATATAAGAAATACCACTTCCTTATCTTCTagaactcaaaatattttatgaataagtCTTATTTCCGCTAGGATGGAGAGAAAATTTCACCGTAGTCATTGCTACATGCATCGTTTTGTCACCTCATGTTCCTGGGCTCCATGGCTGGGTTCTGTGGGCTTAACATGAGAGCAAGTCATTTCATGGGGGGAGAGGGTGCACTGGAAACTCCCGTGCTGTCTTCGGTGGTGACTCTCCCCAGCTTTGACACGAGCGTGGAAATAAGAACTGGCAGCCCCGAGGGCTGTGGAAGcaagatgtattttatttgacCGGCACAATGTTTAGATGTTCTCCATGATGCTGTGGGTTGGTTTGCACTTTCCGCAGCTCACATACTTTTCATCACTCCTTGTGGTCTTTAAAGAAGTTGTTTTGCTCATTTACATCATCTCTCTGGTCCCTGAAGGCATTGAGCTGCAACCTCAAATAAGCGTCTTCAAACTCTGCTCAGTTTTTGCCAAAAGAAAACACTGTACATCAGAGCAAATTCCCAAGCATTCTTCCTTGGTCTGAGCCATACTTTATTAGGAACTTGTGTATTTGGTGTTAAAATGTCCTTTTGTAAAtgtctcttttttaataaaatgatgtATAAATAGATGGTGCTTAGTTCtacagttttgttgttttctctttaatcttGAAAGTCCTTGCTTGGTGAAATAAAAATAGGCAATCCTATGCTGGTCTCTGTTTAAAGAAAACTGGTCTGGGAAATCCAAAATACTGAGAACCATATGATTTGATATCATGATTTAAATCATTTGGTAtcataagaaatacataaataaatatcactCCATTTGTTTCCCCCAGAAATTTGTCTTGGGATGACTTTTAAGTACTAAGTGAAAGTACTTGAGGGAAGTGTttacatatgtattattttgtaCTTGAGAAGTACTTGACTTAAAAAAGTGACTACATGCTTACTGTTTAGTGTATGCATTTCATATTATTTCTGTGTAGGGCTCTGTGGTGGTGGGGAcaatgccttttatttgttttggttgttttttcaTCCCCAATGCTACACATGACAGGCTCATTGTAGGTGCCTGGTAAATGGTAAAGATACTAACTCAAAGAAGTTAGGATCTTTGGTGGCTAACAATTGAGCAGagtctattaaaattaaaaatcttttgtgTTATCATTGGGCAGTCTCACTTCTAGGTCTCTATCCTCTAAAATTTATGGCATGTGTAGATAAAGGTATACAGACAATGATATTCTCTGCAGCCTTGTTTGTGAAAGGAGCATTGGACAAGCCCAATCACCAATGGGTAAATGCTAACATAATCTAGGGAAACTTCAAATAATGGAACACAATGCAGTCTATTAAAACAGAAGAAGGTGCTGACCTAGATCTATGTCCGTATCATTTTGTATGTTAAAAGCAAGTTGCAGACCAATATGTACAGTATGATTCTACAtgcaaataagtaagtaaataaataaaaggaatgttTCATGAGATATATAGAAGGAGAAAATTCAAGAATGGTGCCCACCAAGAGTAAAGAAGGGTTAACAATGAAGAGTGGGATCGGAAGGACCCTCTCCACTTCTttctttatagaattttaaaGTAGTAGGATTATAGGAGGCttttattttggaggaaaaattttaaaaataaattctctaatgatgaaaagatttttaatctttttttttaaacttgcagGACTTTGCTTGTGAGCAAGCAGATTTTGCTTTAGCTGAAGTctatttaagggcacctgggtggctccatgggttaagcatctgtcttcagctcaggtcatgatcccagggtcctgggatcgaaccccatgtcggACCCCCTGCCCAGtgtggtgtctgcttctcctctccttctgctgctcccctctgctcactccctctcctgcgtgctctctctctcaaatacatacataaataaaatctttaaaaaatcaaaatgtatttaaaatagtaacctctatatcattaatttatttgtattatcTGCACTTCTTGGAGGGTTTGGCCCAGGGAATATACTGGTGCACTCAGGTCAGGAGGCATTTTCGAATAAGAGGGGAGATCTTCAACCGATCCAAAAGTATGGCAATGTCCAATGGCAGCCTGGCCTTAGTTACGTCATCCTGTGCTCCAAAGTAAACAATACTGCAATTCCTTATGTAGTCTCATCAGGCTTTTTGCCAGGTTGGCTTCTCTTCATTGCTTGTCTGTGACCCTCTATGGCTTCCAGTCACCTGCTGGGTCAGAAGGAAGCTCCTGGAATGCTGTTCCTCAGGGCCCTCCCCAGGACGCCTCCCTCCTCACCAGTCACCCTCTCCCATTTTGCTATGTTgacctccctttctttcttacaCAGGCTAcctcctctttctgcccctccttctgaGCCTGTTTCAGACTCATTCTACCTTGCAGAGCTTCTAGAACTGACCCTTCCCTACTTAGTCGCTCCTCAGCCTTTAACGGGGGCATTTACAGGTGAATTAATTGGCacacagtgaaagaaaaacagaagtcagCAATTGCCAACAATACAGACTAAATAC belongs to Meles meles chromosome 9, mMelMel3.1 paternal haplotype, whole genome shotgun sequence and includes:
- the LOC123950957 gene encoding gamma-crystallin D, which produces MGKITFYEDRGFQGRHYECSSDHSNLQPYFSRCNSVRVDSGCWMLYEQPNYAGCQYFLRRGDYPDYQQWMGLSDSVRSCRLIPHAGSHRIRLYEREDYRGQMMEFTEDCSSLQDRFHFNEIYSLNVLEGSWVLYELPNYQGRQYLLRPGDYRRYHDWGAPSARVGSLRRVMDYY